From a region of the Tateyamaria omphalii genome:
- a CDS encoding branched-chain amino acid ABC transporter permease: protein MFYREAGDFSTTYPQDSQTFPIKFDRYRYYVVLAVAVLVMPFVMTDYLVNSIFLPFLIYAIAAIGLNILTGYCGQVSLGTGGFMAVGAYACYKLMTAFPDVNIFFHVILAGGITAMVGTLFGLPSLRIKGFYLAVATLAAQFFLVWLFNKVSWFYNYSASGQINAPERTVFGIEVTGPNTEAWATYLFCLVFTVGAAILARNLTRGSVGREWMAIRDMDIAAEIIGVNPLRAKLTAFAVSSFFVGISGALFFAVYLGAVEVGEVFGITKSFLVLFMIIIGGLGSIFGSFAGAAFLVVLPVVLKIVGVDLLGWPTDIVAHFQLVIVGGLIILFLILEPHGLAQLWRVAKEKLRLWPFPH, encoded by the coding sequence ATGTTCTATCGTGAGGCAGGCGATTTTTCGACCACATATCCGCAGGATAGCCAGACCTTCCCGATCAAGTTCGACCGCTATCGCTACTATGTCGTGCTGGCGGTGGCCGTGTTGGTCATGCCCTTCGTGATGACGGATTATCTGGTCAATTCGATCTTTCTGCCGTTTTTGATCTACGCGATCGCGGCGATTGGGCTGAATATTCTGACCGGATATTGCGGGCAGGTGAGCCTTGGCACCGGCGGTTTCATGGCCGTGGGCGCCTATGCCTGCTACAAGCTGATGACGGCCTTTCCGGATGTGAATATTTTCTTCCATGTGATCCTGGCCGGGGGCATCACGGCGATGGTTGGGACGCTTTTCGGCCTGCCATCGCTGCGCATCAAAGGGTTCTACTTGGCCGTCGCCACGTTGGCGGCGCAGTTCTTCCTTGTCTGGCTCTTCAACAAGGTGTCGTGGTTCTACAACTACTCCGCGTCTGGCCAGATCAACGCGCCGGAACGCACGGTGTTCGGCATCGAAGTGACCGGCCCGAACACCGAAGCCTGGGCCACCTACCTGTTCTGTCTGGTCTTTACGGTCGGCGCTGCGATCCTGGCGCGCAACCTGACCCGTGGGTCGGTGGGCCGGGAATGGATGGCCATCCGCGACATGGATATCGCAGCCGAGATTATCGGGGTGAACCCGCTGCGCGCCAAGCTGACCGCCTTTGCCGTGTCGTCGTTCTTTGTGGGCATATCGGGCGCCTTGTTCTTTGCCGTCTATCTAGGCGCGGTCGAGGTGGGCGAAGTGTTTGGCATCACCAAGTCGTTCCTGGTCTTGTTCATGATCATCATTGGTGGGCTGGGCTCGATCTTCGGCTCTTTTGCGGGGGCTGCGTTCCTTGTTGTCCTGCCTGTGGTGCTCAAGATCGTGGGCGTGGACCTTCTGGGCTGGCCCACCGACATCGTGGCGCATTTCCAGCTTGTGATCGTCGGCGGGCTGATCATCCTGTTCCTGATCCTGGAACCGCACGGGCTGGCGCAACTGTGGCGCGTGGCCAAGGAGAAGTTGAGATTGTGGCCGTTCCCGCATTAG
- a CDS encoding ABC transporter substrate-binding protein, with amino-acid sequence MNYKLGTYAVAAMMAASPVMADLVFPSLSYRTGPYAAGGIPFADGYADYFTLLNERDGGIGGVETRVLECETGYNTEKGVECYEATKGEGSLVYQPLSTGITYQLIPKTTADGIPMHTMGYGRTSAANGSVFSHTFNYPANYWNGASGAINYLMSQGDIAGKKIALVYHNSAYGKEPIRTLEELSEKHGFELMLVAVDHPGQEQKSQWLQIRRERPDNVIMYGWGVMNQVAIQEAANIRYPMENFIGIWWSGSENDVLPAGDAANGYKALTFHGVGSDFPVFDDIQEHVVDKGLAAGAGDQIGTVLYNRGLYAAMLAAEAAKTAQEIHGEAEITPAMMRDGMEALEITEAKMTELGLPGFGPSFSVSCENHGGPGLIGMTQWDASAGTWSLISDFSETDMEVIQPLIDEDSASYASENNIEAGC; translated from the coding sequence ATGAACTACAAATTAGGCACCTACGCCGTCGCCGCCATGATGGCTGCAAGCCCCGTGATGGCGGACCTCGTGTTCCCGTCGCTCAGCTACCGGACCGGCCCATATGCGGCGGGGGGTATCCCCTTTGCGGATGGCTATGCTGATTACTTCACCCTGCTGAACGAACGCGATGGCGGTATCGGCGGCGTGGAAACCCGCGTGCTGGAATGCGAGACGGGCTACAACACGGAAAAGGGTGTGGAATGCTATGAAGCGACCAAGGGCGAGGGCAGCCTTGTCTATCAACCCCTGTCGACCGGCATCACCTACCAGCTGATCCCCAAGACAACCGCTGACGGCATCCCCATGCACACGATGGGCTATGGCCGGACCTCTGCCGCCAACGGTTCGGTCTTCAGCCATACGTTCAACTACCCCGCCAACTACTGGAACGGGGCGTCGGGTGCCATCAACTACCTGATGAGCCAGGGTGACATCGCGGGCAAGAAGATTGCGCTGGTCTACCACAACTCCGCCTATGGCAAGGAGCCGATCCGCACGCTCGAAGAGTTGTCGGAAAAGCACGGGTTCGAGCTGATGCTGGTGGCCGTCGATCACCCCGGTCAGGAGCAGAAGTCCCAATGGCTGCAGATCCGCCGTGAGCGTCCCGATAATGTCATCATGTATGGCTGGGGCGTGATGAACCAGGTGGCCATTCAGGAAGCCGCCAACATCCGGTATCCGATGGAGAACTTCATCGGCATCTGGTGGTCCGGGTCGGAGAACGACGTGCTGCCCGCGGGTGACGCGGCCAATGGCTACAAGGCGCTGACATTCCACGGTGTGGGCAGCGACTTCCCCGTGTTTGACGACATTCAGGAACATGTCGTGGACAAGGGGCTGGCCGCCGGTGCAGGTGATCAGATTGGCACGGTGCTCTACAACCGCGGCCTCTATGCCGCGATGCTGGCCGCCGAAGCTGCCAAGACTGCGCAAGAGATCCACGGTGAGGCCGAGATCACACCCGCGATGATGCGCGACGGCATGGAAGCGCTGGAGATCACCGAAGCCAAGATGACCGAACTGGGTCTGCCGGGCTTTGGTCCGTCCTTCAGCGTGTCGTGCGAAAACCATGGGGGGCCGGGCCTGATCGGCATGACCCAGTGGGATGCGTCGGCAGGCACTTGGTCGCTGATCTCCGACTTCTCGGAGACGGATATGGAGGTCATCCAGCCTCTGATTGACGAGGACAGCGCGTCCTACGCCAGCGAGAACAACATCGAAGCGGGCTGCTAA
- a CDS encoding ABC transporter ATP-binding protein: MLDAETQTETVLEVNNIEVIYNHVILVLKGVSLKVPKGGITALLGGNGAGKTTTLKAISGLLASERGEVTKGSILHNGENTAEKDPADLVKRGVVQVMEGRHCFEHLTVEENLLTGAYTRSDGKGAVAADLEMVYNYFPRLRERRKSQAGYTSGGEQQMTAIGRALMSRPETILLDEPSMGLAPQLVEQIFGIVKSVNENEGVTFLLAEQNTNVALRFAHYGYILESGRVVMDGPAAELRENPDVKEFYLGMSDEGRKSFRDVRSYRRRKRWLS; this comes from the coding sequence ATGTTGGATGCCGAGACGCAGACCGAGACCGTTCTTGAGGTCAACAATATCGAGGTGATCTACAACCACGTGATCCTCGTGTTGAAGGGCGTGTCGCTTAAGGTGCCCAAGGGCGGAATCACGGCCCTGCTGGGCGGCAATGGCGCGGGCAAGACCACGACGCTCAAAGCCATTTCGGGGCTGCTTGCAAGCGAGCGGGGTGAGGTGACCAAGGGGTCCATCCTGCACAACGGCGAGAACACAGCCGAAAAGGACCCCGCCGACCTGGTCAAGCGCGGCGTGGTGCAGGTGATGGAAGGGCGCCACTGTTTCGAGCACCTGACGGTGGAAGAGAACCTGTTGACCGGAGCATACACGCGGTCTGACGGCAAGGGTGCTGTCGCCGCCGATCTTGAAATGGTCTACAACTATTTCCCGCGTTTGCGCGAACGCCGGAAATCTCAGGCAGGCTATACCTCGGGTGGCGAGCAGCAGATGACTGCGATTGGTCGCGCGCTGATGTCCCGGCCCGAAACCATCCTGCTGGACGAGCCTTCGATGGGGCTCGCGCCGCAGCTGGTCGAACAGATCTTTGGCATCGTGAAATCGGTGAACGAGAATGAGGGCGTGACGTTCCTGTTGGCCGAGCAGAACACCAACGTCGCCCTGCGGTTCGCCCATTATGGCTATATTCTTGAGAGTGGCCGCGTGGTGATGGACGGGCCTGCGGCTGAGTTGCGTGAGAACCCGGATGTGAAGGAATTCTACCTCGGCATGTCGGACGAGGGGCGCAAGTCCTTCCGCGATGTGCGGTCCTATCGTCGCCGCAAACGGTGGCTGAGCTAA
- a CDS encoding DUF6958 family protein yields MDKVACRTPAEGRDGITNIPAWKFDVVRGAILGALECGPILYKDLNAAVQARLDDQTLADLGKLGWHVVTVKLEMEVRGEIARLDVKGPQQIKAV; encoded by the coding sequence ATGGACAAGGTCGCCTGCCGCACCCCGGCCGAAGGGCGGGATGGGATCACGAACATCCCGGCCTGGAAGTTCGACGTGGTGCGCGGTGCGATCCTTGGGGCGCTGGAATGTGGCCCGATCCTGTACAAAGACCTCAATGCGGCGGTGCAGGCGCGGTTGGATGACCAGACCCTTGCCGATCTCGGCAAGCTGGGGTGGCACGTGGTTACGGTCAAATTGGAAATGGAAGTGCGGGGCGAGATCGCGCGCCTCGATGTCAAAGGTCCGCAACAGATCAAGGCGGTATGA
- a CDS encoding phenylacetate--CoA ligase family protein, whose translation MLDKVYYDDLETRSSDARHAAQLEAVNAQLARVAEAAGNCLPDIGKLKYLDDLAHLPVLRKSELAKWQAEKPPFGGIPVSNIAHVFQSPGPIYEPGGISHDWWRMGRFLHAAGFGPGDVVQNCFGYHLTPAGMIFENGARAVGAKVLPAGTGQTELQVTAARDVGTTAYAGTPDYLKVILDKAAEMGVELQITKAAVGGGALFPSLRQEYADRGVTCMQSYATADLGNIAYESSALEGMIVDEGVIVEIVTPGTGDPVAPGEVGEVIVTSLNPDYPLIRFATGDMSAVLPGYSPCGRTNMRIKGWMGRADQTTKIKGMFVRPEQVAALVAKHEEVTRARVIATRQGEQDAMTVQIESPRDVADAYAQSITDTLKLKGTIEIHAPGSLPKDGLVIEDQRSYD comes from the coding sequence ATGCTGGACAAAGTGTATTACGACGACCTCGAAACCCGCTCCTCCGACGCGCGCCACGCCGCCCAGCTTGAGGCGGTGAACGCCCAGCTTGCTCGCGTGGCCGAGGCGGCGGGCAATTGCCTGCCCGACATCGGCAAGTTGAAATACCTCGATGACCTCGCCCACCTGCCCGTCCTGCGCAAATCGGAACTGGCCAAATGGCAGGCTGAAAAGCCGCCCTTTGGTGGCATCCCGGTGTCGAACATCGCCCATGTCTTCCAATCTCCCGGCCCCATCTATGAACCCGGGGGCATCAGCCACGACTGGTGGCGCATGGGCCGCTTCCTGCATGCCGCTGGGTTCGGGCCGGGTGACGTGGTGCAGAATTGCTTTGGCTATCATCTTACGCCTGCAGGCATGATCTTTGAAAACGGGGCTCGGGCCGTGGGTGCGAAAGTGCTGCCTGCCGGTACGGGCCAGACCGAATTGCAGGTGACGGCCGCACGCGATGTGGGCACGACGGCCTATGCCGGAACGCCGGATTACCTGAAGGTGATCCTCGACAAGGCGGCCGAGATGGGCGTCGAACTCCAAATCACCAAGGCGGCGGTGGGCGGCGGTGCGCTCTTCCCCTCGCTGCGCCAGGAATACGCGGATCGCGGTGTCACCTGCATGCAGTCCTATGCGACCGCCGACCTCGGCAACATCGCCTACGAATCCTCTGCCCTCGAAGGCATGATCGTGGACGAAGGCGTGATCGTGGAAATCGTCACCCCCGGCACCGGTGATCCAGTGGCACCGGGTGAGGTGGGTGAGGTGATCGTCACCTCCCTCAACCCAGATTACCCGCTGATCCGTTTTGCCACCGGTGACATGAGTGCCGTGCTGCCCGGCTACAGCCCCTGTGGCCGCACCAACATGCGGATCAAGGGCTGGATGGGCCGCGCCGACCAGACGACCAAGATCAAGGGGATGTTCGTGCGTCCCGAACAGGTCGCGGCTTTGGTCGCCAAGCATGAAGAAGTCACCCGCGCCCGTGTCATCGCGACCCGCCAAGGTGAACAGGACGCCATGACCGTGCAGATCGAAAGCCCGCGTGATGTGGCGGACGCCTACGCGCAATCCATCACGGATACGCTCAAACTCAAGGGCACCATCGAAATTCACGCCCCCGGCAGCTTGCCGAAGGACGGCCTCGTGATCGAGGATCAGCGAAGCTACGACTAG
- a CDS encoding DUF1428 domain-containing protein: protein MPYIDGFLAPVPIDGKEAYATWLKQQHAIFKEYGAETVVDAWEDDVPAGEVTSMHKAVAAKEGEAVSFGWIVWPDKDTRDAGWAKVMEDPRMAPDQNPMPFDGKRLIYGGFAPLLITD from the coding sequence ATGCCCTACATCGACGGTTTCCTCGCACCGGTGCCTATAGATGGGAAAGAGGCCTACGCCACGTGGCTGAAGCAACAGCACGCGATTTTCAAGGAATACGGCGCTGAGACGGTTGTAGACGCGTGGGAAGATGACGTGCCAGCCGGAGAGGTGACTTCAATGCACAAGGCAGTCGCTGCCAAGGAGGGTGAGGCCGTGTCATTCGGCTGGATCGTCTGGCCCGACAAGGACACGCGGGATGCAGGCTGGGCCAAGGTGATGGAGGACCCGCGCATGGCACCCGATCAGAACCCGATGCCCTTTGATGGCAAGCGCCTGATCTATGGAGGCTTTGCGCCGCTCTTGATCACCGACTAG
- a CDS encoding ABC transporter permease, giving the protein MPILGWLVALICLLPMAAVAVAAATGGTETVQHLIGTVLGRYTGNTLLLVALVSIGTFAIGTGAAWLVTMTRFPGVRLFEIALVLPLAFPAYVLAYAYTHILDHPGIVQTTLRSVMGWGPRDYWFPEIRSLGGAAAMLVLVLYPYVYLLSRAAFIQQSGSTFMAARALGSRPLAAFFRVSLPLARPAIAAGVLLAVMETIADFGTVAYFGVQTFATGIYTSWFSMGDRAGAAQLALCLLSFALLLAVLERTQRGQAKYHDPSRGQRHHPPLTLTGWPATGAIALCSVPVLFGALFPIIALLNMGIGSEQDLLSSRYLGFIRNSLVLATTAAGLTLVAAITVGYYLRSRPGRPSTIAAYIARLGYAVPGGVIAVGLLVPFAAFDNALDAWMRATFDISTGLLITGSIWLLVFAYMVRFLAAALGAYEGGQALVHANMDAASRSLGKGPFATLRRVHLPILTPSLLTALLIVFVDVMKELPATLIMRPFNYDTLAVQAYRLASDERLNGAAVPSLVIVAVGLLPVILICRQVGRR; this is encoded by the coding sequence TTGCCCATCCTCGGCTGGCTGGTCGCACTCATTTGCCTGCTGCCAATGGCGGCCGTTGCGGTGGCCGCTGCGACGGGCGGGACGGAGACGGTGCAGCACCTGATCGGCACGGTTCTGGGACGCTATACCGGCAACACGCTCCTACTGGTGGCGCTTGTGTCCATCGGCACTTTCGCCATCGGCACCGGGGCGGCATGGCTTGTGACCATGACACGCTTCCCCGGCGTGCGCCTGTTCGAGATCGCGCTCGTGCTGCCGCTCGCCTTCCCGGCCTACGTGCTGGCCTATGCCTACACTCACATTCTCGACCACCCCGGCATCGTGCAAACCACCCTGCGCAGCGTCATGGGCTGGGGGCCACGCGACTACTGGTTCCCGGAAATCCGCAGCCTTGGCGGGGCGGCGGCGATGCTGGTGCTGGTGCTCTATCCCTACGTCTACCTGCTCAGCCGCGCGGCCTTCATCCAGCAAAGCGGGTCCACCTTCATGGCCGCACGGGCGCTGGGGTCACGGCCTCTGGCCGCATTCTTCCGGGTCAGCCTGCCGCTCGCACGCCCCGCCATCGCGGCGGGCGTTCTGCTGGCGGTGATGGAAACCATCGCCGATTTCGGCACGGTCGCCTATTTCGGCGTGCAGACCTTTGCCACGGGCATCTACACCAGCTGGTTCTCGATGGGGGACCGGGCGGGCGCCGCGCAACTGGCACTTTGCCTCCTCAGCTTCGCGCTGCTGCTGGCGGTGCTGGAACGGACCCAACGGGGGCAGGCCAAGTACCACGATCCCAGCCGTGGCCAACGCCACCACCCGCCACTGACGCTCACAGGCTGGCCAGCCACAGGCGCAATCGCCTTGTGCAGCGTGCCCGTGCTCTTCGGCGCGCTCTTCCCTATCATCGCGCTGTTGAACATGGGGATCGGGTCGGAACAGGACCTGCTCAGCAGCCGTTACCTGGGCTTCATCCGCAATTCACTGGTGCTGGCGACGACCGCCGCGGGGCTCACGCTCGTGGCGGCGATCACCGTGGGCTACTACCTGCGCAGCCGTCCGGGACGGCCCTCGACCATCGCGGCCTACATCGCGCGGCTGGGATACGCGGTGCCGGGCGGGGTGATCGCCGTGGGACTGCTGGTGCCGTTCGCTGCCTTCGACAACGCCCTTGATGCGTGGATGCGGGCCACGTTCGACATCTCGACGGGGCTGCTGATCACCGGCTCAATCTGGCTTCTGGTCTTTGCCTACATGGTGCGGTTCCTCGCCGCCGCCCTTGGCGCCTACGAAGGCGGGCAGGCGCTGGTTCACGCCAACATGGACGCGGCCAGCCGGTCGCTGGGCAAGGGGCCGTTCGCCACCCTGCGCCGCGTGCACCTGCCGATCCTGACGCCCAGTCTGCTCACGGCGCTGCTGATCGTGTTCGTGGACGTGATGAAGGAACTGCCCGCCACGCTGATCATGCGGCCCTTCAACTATGACACGCTGGCGGTCCAAGCGTACCGGCTGGCGTCGGATGAACGGCTGAACGGCGCGGCGGTCCCCAGCCTCGTGATCGTGGCCGTGGGCCTGCTGCCGGTGATCCTGATCTGCCGCCAAGTGGGGCGCCGCTAA
- a CDS encoding YHYH protein — MKTLCITLVLTALTGGAVQAHVTITVDGDQRCITSDGVPDHDTGTWRPGATVEPQDHNFCMDATPELTDTITDRVRISGITVTGIPLRPGTAEYYDPTDERGWSRDPSSGWNVEGMGGLIMDAQNAHVDGDGMYHYHGIPSAVTGALDGTLFGYAADGFEIHYVGADVQSSWQLKPGARESGPGGAHDGTYVQDYEFVAGSGTLDECNGAMVDGQYVYFATDTYPFFPRCFKGTVSEDFIGGRGGRPRRDGDDLPAE; from the coding sequence ATGAAGACACTCTGCATCACGCTTGTTCTGACGGCTTTGACCGGCGGTGCGGTTCAAGCACACGTCACCATCACCGTGGATGGGGATCAGCGCTGCATCACGTCCGACGGCGTGCCGGACCACGACACCGGCACATGGCGGCCCGGAGCCACGGTAGAGCCGCAGGACCACAATTTTTGCATGGATGCGACGCCGGAGCTGACCGACACGATCACCGATAGGGTTCGTATTTCGGGCATCACCGTGACCGGCATCCCCCTGCGTCCGGGCACCGCGGAATATTATGACCCGACAGATGAGCGCGGCTGGTCACGCGATCCGTCGTCCGGCTGGAATGTCGAAGGTATGGGCGGACTGATCATGGATGCGCAGAACGCGCATGTGGACGGGGACGGGATGTATCACTACCACGGCATCCCTTCGGCCGTGACAGGCGCGCTTGACGGTACGCTGTTTGGCTATGCGGCGGACGGGTTCGAAATTCACTATGTCGGCGCAGACGTGCAATCGTCTTGGCAGCTGAAACCTGGCGCGCGCGAATCCGGTCCCGGTGGCGCCCATGACGGCACCTATGTGCAGGATTACGAGTTTGTTGCAGGGTCCGGCACGCTGGATGAATGCAACGGGGCGATGGTTGACGGGCAGTATGTCTATTTCGCAACCGATACCTACCCGTTCTTCCCGCGCTGTTTCAAAGGCACGGTGTCGGAGGACTTTATCGGTGGGCGTGGCGGTCGGCCCCGGCGGGATGGCGACGACCTGCCTGCCGAGTGA
- a CDS encoding DUF2267 domain-containing protein, giving the protein MPWTYRHASKEWHAFLDDVKERMSLTSDNMAYTAVDAVLQVFRRRLTAQQGLEFAAVLPSVLRAIFVQGWDVSVPPVPFSARSDLIAEAQAIRVNHNLTPDNAIEATAWAIRRCTNARDFARVLDRMPEGAAAFWHVETDDPAELEQRII; this is encoded by the coding sequence ATGCCGTGGACATACAGGCACGCGTCCAAGGAATGGCACGCCTTTCTTGATGATGTGAAAGAGCGGATGTCGCTCACCTCTGACAACATGGCCTATACCGCTGTGGACGCCGTGCTGCAGGTGTTTCGACGACGCTTGACCGCGCAGCAGGGGCTGGAATTTGCAGCCGTGCTGCCCAGTGTGCTGCGGGCCATCTTTGTTCAGGGCTGGGATGTAAGCGTCCCTCCGGTTCCATTTTCCGCGCGTTCCGACCTGATCGCCGAAGCGCAAGCGATCCGGGTGAACCACAACCTGACGCCGGACAACGCGATCGAGGCCACGGCCTGGGCCATCCGGCGCTGCACCAATGCGAGGGATTTTGCGCGCGTGCTGGATCGCATGCCCGAAGGCGCGGCCGCGTTCTGGCACGTCGAGACAGATGATCCTGCGGAACTGGAGCAGCGGATTATCTAA
- the yghU gene encoding glutathione-dependent disulfide-bond oxidoreductase codes for MSDPTYTPPAKWTWDAESGGKFASINRPIAGPTQDKDLPVGKHPFQLYSLATPNGVKVTMLFEELLEASVSDAEYDAWLIDIGEGDQFGSGFVGANPNSKIPALIDRSGDAELRVFESGSILIHLAEKFGMFLPASGPARTETLNWLMWQMGSAPFLGGGFGHFYAYAPEKYEYPINRYAMESKRQLDVLDRELAEKPFIAGDDYTIADMAIWPWYGQLCLGRLYGAAEFLDVESYSNVLAWAKKIDARPATLRGRMVNRAFGEPEMQLHNRHDASDFDTQTQDKIAPKDD; via the coding sequence ATGAGCGATCCCACCTACACGCCCCCCGCAAAATGGACCTGGGACGCAGAGTCCGGCGGCAAGTTCGCCTCGATCAACCGCCCGATCGCCGGGCCGACCCAGGACAAGGACCTGCCGGTCGGCAAGCATCCGTTTCAGCTTTACTCGCTGGCCACGCCCAACGGGGTGAAGGTCACGATGCTGTTCGAAGAGCTGCTGGAAGCGAGCGTTTCAGACGCCGAGTACGACGCCTGGCTGATCGACATCGGAGAGGGTGACCAGTTCGGGTCGGGTTTTGTCGGCGCCAACCCCAACTCCAAGATCCCCGCGCTCATCGACCGGTCAGGCGACGCGGAATTGCGCGTCTTTGAAAGCGGTTCGATCCTGATCCACCTCGCTGAAAAATTCGGCATGTTCCTTCCCGCCTCCGGTCCTGCGCGCACGGAAACCCTCAACTGGCTGATGTGGCAAATGGGCTCTGCTCCGTTCCTGGGCGGCGGGTTCGGGCACTTCTATGCTTACGCGCCGGAGAAGTACGAATACCCGATCAACCGTTACGCGATGGAGAGCAAGCGGCAGCTTGATGTGCTGGACCGCGAACTTGCGGAGAAGCCGTTTATTGCGGGCGACGATTATACCATAGCCGACATGGCGATCTGGCCTTGGTACGGGCAGCTGTGCCTAGGGCGGCTCTATGGCGCGGCGGAGTTTCTGGATGTGGAGAGTTATTCCAATGTGCTGGCCTGGGCCAAGAAGATCGACGCGCGGCCCGCGACGTTGCGGGGGCGCATGGTGAACCGGGCCTTCGGAGAGCCGGAGATGCAGCTGCACAACCGCCATGACGCGTCGGATTTTGACACGCAGACGCAGGACAAGATCGCGCCAAAGGACGACTGA
- a CDS encoding LysR family transcriptional regulator: protein MDTLNYHHLRYFRAVAHEGNLTRAAEKLNLSQSALSTQIKALEARLGHALFDRVGRQLKLTEVGRIALDHADRIFGTGQELMETLNRSAAHAPPLRVGALSTLSRNFQMQFLRPVLDHPEVDIVLKSGQNTPLLRSLSELALDVVLTTDAPTSAAGSDFIAHRLAGHAVSLHGTADRMRHKTLISLLNSEPVIVPTESAIRTGFNRLTARLGLQPRIIADVDDMAMVRLLAREGAGLALAPDIVLADEIASGQLVTAPFDTGITDTFYAVTTQRSFPHPMLDALLPD from the coding sequence ATGGACACCCTGAACTACCACCACCTCCGCTATTTCCGCGCCGTTGCACATGAGGGCAACCTGACCCGCGCCGCGGAAAAGCTGAACCTGTCGCAATCTGCTTTATCCACGCAGATCAAGGCGTTGGAGGCGAGACTGGGCCATGCCCTCTTTGACCGCGTGGGCCGCCAGTTGAAGCTGACGGAGGTCGGACGCATCGCCCTCGACCACGCGGACCGCATCTTTGGCACCGGGCAGGAGTTGATGGAGACCCTGAACCGCAGTGCGGCCCACGCCCCACCCCTGCGCGTCGGCGCGCTGTCGACCCTGTCGCGCAACTTCCAGATGCAGTTCCTGCGCCCGGTGCTCGATCACCCGGAGGTCGATATTGTGCTGAAATCCGGACAAAACACGCCCCTGCTCCGGTCACTTTCCGAGCTGGCGCTTGATGTCGTGCTGACCACAGACGCGCCGACCAGTGCGGCCGGATCAGACTTCATTGCCCACCGCCTTGCCGGCCACGCCGTCAGCCTGCATGGTACCGCAGACCGAATGCGACACAAGACATTGATTTCACTTCTGAATTCCGAGCCTGTGATCGTGCCCACCGAAAGCGCTATCCGCACGGGCTTCAACCGCCTGACCGCGCGGCTGGGCTTGCAGCCCCGCATCATTGCGGACGTGGATGACATGGCGATGGTTCGCCTGCTCGCGCGCGAAGGGGCGGGCCTTGCCCTTGCACCTGACATCGTGCTGGCAGACGAAATCGCCTCCGGCCAGCTTGTCACCGCGCCCTTCGATACAGGCATCACCGACACGTTCTATGCCGTCACCACCCAGCGCAGCTTTCCCCATCCGATGCTGGATGCGCTGCTGCCTGACTGA